In one Rhopalosiphum padi isolate XX-2018 chromosome 3, ASM2088224v1, whole genome shotgun sequence genomic region, the following are encoded:
- the LOC132926335 gene encoding uncharacterized protein LOC132926335, translating to MESSLCTSIVVDSISGERLEPSHSAIITINVSPELNNIIVARGRNVQSHYNLRELSGLYTDEVFSDRLALRFRDQKKNLIVLCQDKTHIRNILFHVHEFMALNNMTHIINDEFRLDMGSFSCLERFNFEAIKHNVTNLILENVVVCTLKGLTTMSHIKCISLSGSTLGRTRLEKETFWNWMTFPNIEDSLTVLLLDSVNLTMVPFEMQNLYKLKSLSLADNHLKCLPHFFDGFPELTSLFINNNSLTYLPVMLQNTTFKDINIADNMLRLPNSESLRIQRPKPEEERKIPETLCNLALFSMVKNKVKFKRQDVNRSLWDYFNNISSCRECDRMMVVTQQNAFYELGFVRAYNYQCAANIILWQYCECLHHCIEE from the exons ATGGAGTCCTCATTGTGTACCTCAATCGTCGTGGATTCCATATCTGGCGAAAGGCTGGAACCGTCACACTCCGCTATTATCACTATCAATGTCTCACCTGAACTGAACAATATAATAGTCGCGCGTGGGAGGAACGTCCAATCACATTATAATTTGAGAGAACTCAGCGGACTCTACACAGATGAAGTCTTTTCGGATCGGTTAGCCCTGCGTTTCAGAGATCAAAAGAAAAACTTGATAGTACTCTGCCAAGACAAAACTCATATCCGGAACATATTGTTTCATGTCCACGAGTTTATGGCTTTGAACAATATGACTCATATTATCAACGACGAGTTCAGGCTGGACATGGGCTCGTTCTCGTGTTTAGAGCGTTTCAATTTCGAAGCGATTAAGCACAATGTAACAAACCTAATATTAGAAAATGTCGTTGTGTGTACCTTAAAAGGACTGACCACTATGTCACACATCAAATGCATCAGCCTGTCAGGCAGCACACTGGGCAGGACACGGTTGGAAAAGGAGACATTTTGGAACTGGATGACTTTTCCTAACATCGAAGATTCGTTGACTGTTCTGTTGCTGGATTCGGTTAATTTGACAATGGTACCGTTTGAAATGCAGAACCTGTATAAACTGAAATCTTTATCTTTGGCCGATAACCATTTG AAATGTTTACCTCATTTTTTTGATGGTTTTCCCGAATTGACctctttatttattaacaacaaCAGTTTAACATACTTACCGGTGATGCTACAGAATACAACttttaaagatataaatattgCGGATAATATGTTAAGATTGCCAAACTCTGAATCGTTACGTATTCAAAGACCTAAACCAGAAGAAGAAAGAAAAATTCCAGAAACATTATGTAATTTAGCACTCTTTTCCatggttaaaaataaagtgAAATTTAAAAGACAAGATGTAAATCGTTCATTATGggactattttaataatattagttctTGTAGAGAATGTGATCGAATGATGGTAGTTACTCaacaaaatgcattttatgAACTGGGCTTCGTGAGAGCATATAACTATCAATGTGcagcaaatattattttatggcaGTATTGCGAGTGTCTTCATCACTGCATAGAGGAGTGA